The genomic stretch TCGTGGATCACGAACCGGTCGACCGGGGGCCGAACGCCGGGGTATTCCACGGCCGGGGCCCCGCAGACGACCGCGTGGAGCTCTTCATCGTTGCCGAGGGCACGACGCCTGCGGGCGAGGCGTTCGCCGGGCACGTCGTTTCGGCGATGGGGCAGGCGCTGGCAGGGCTCGATATGAGCCTGACGGGCATTCTCCGGCGGCTGTTCGCCGAGGCGGAGCGGGCGGTGGCCGACTGGAACCGGAAGAGTATTGCGCAGCACCGGGTAGCGCTCGGGGTCAGCTGCCTGGTGCGACGAGGCAGCCAGGTGGTCCTGGGGCAGGCCGGGCCGTCGGCTGCCGTCGCGGTGCACGGCGGACGGGCGGAGCTGCTCCGGCCGGAGCCGCCGTTCGACCAGCCGATAGCCGGCGGGAAGGGACCGGGGCCGCTGCTGCGGCGGCTCCCGTTCGGGGCGGGCGACCGGGTGGTGCTGCTTTCGACGCCGGCGCTGGCCGAGGTCGAGGATGAGGTGCTGCGGGGGATCGCGGCACTGCCGCTCGAGGAGGTGCTGCCGGACCTGTACCGGCGGGTACAGCACCTGCGGCACCAGACGGTGCTGCTTGCGGCGCTGCCGGGAACGGGGCCAAAGGGCGGCAGGGCGCCGGCGGAGGATTCGGCGCCGGCAGGAGGCGCGGTCATCGATGCGACCGGCGGGGGAGCCGGGGCGTCGCGGGAGGAGCGGCTGTACCAGCCGAGCCTGTTCGTTGAGGACGAGCACCAGGGGGTGGTCCTCGAGGCGCGGCAGGAGCTGGAGCGGGTCACACCGCGGAGGCTGCCGGTAGCGGCGCCCGCCGCGGACGCGGGGGAGCAGGAGGCTGCGCTGCCGATGGCCGCGGGAGAGCGGCGTTCGGCGCTGGTTCGGGTGGTGAGCGAAAGCCGGGAGCGGGCCGAACGGGCACGGGCCGCGCTCGGGACCGGCGCTGCGGCCGGTGGGATGCGGCCCACGTGGGGCGCGGCGGCTGCGACCGCCGGGAGCCCACCTCCGCCTCCACCGCCGGCGCCGCGACGGAATCCGCGCGCGCAGAGCTTCACCCGGAGCCTCGCGCCGGCGGAGGGCCCGAAGCCGGGGCCTTCGGCAGAGGCGCTGGACCTGCCGCTCGTGGATGAACTGGCTGCAGAGCGGAGGGCGCGGCCGAACGGGGACGCGCCCTCGGCGGCGGCGGTCACGCGTGAGACGGGGCTCGCACCGGGCTCGGGATCGCTGGTGCGGGTGCGCTCGTCGATGGGGGGACGCTGGCGCGGGAGCGGGACGCTCGACCGGCCGCGGCTGGGGAGCTACCAGCTGCCGCCGACATGGGCGGTCATTATGGCCGGGCTGGCGGTGCTGGTGCTGCTGGTCGGGGTTTTGACGCTGCCCTCGATGCTGCGGGGAGACCCGGGAGCGGAGTATTCGAACCTGGTGACCGGGGCGGCCCAGAAGCTGGCAATCGCGAGGGTGGTCGACGACCCGGCGGTCCGGCGGACGGCGCTGGTGGAGGCGCAGGCGCTGCTGCTGAAGGCGCGCGAACTCCAGGCCGGCGACCCGCAGGCCGAGACGCTCTTCAACGAGGTTGCGGGCGCGTTGAACGAGATGGACCGGGTGATGCAGCCGTCATCGGTCGAGGTAGTGGCGTCGCTGGACCGGTTCGGCGAGCGGCCGGTAGCGCCGTCGCGCATGGTCGCCGGCCGCGACCACGTCTATCTGCTCGATGCGGCGACGCCGCAGGTAATCGCGGTGGCGCTGGCGGACGGGTCGGCGACGGCGGTGTACGGGGAGGATGCCGCGGCGCAGCGCGGACGGCCGGTGGCCATTGCATACCTCGAGGCGAGCGACCGGGGGTCGCCTGGCCTCCTGATCGTCGATCACCAGAACCGGCTGTGGGCTTGGGAGAACCGCGAGCTGACGGCGCTGGCGTTTAACACGCCGGAGGGGCTGGTGGTGACGGATATCGCCGTCCGGGGACGCGACCTGTATGTGCTGGATGCGGCGCACAAAGTGGTGTACCGGTACGCCCAGGAGCGGGACGGGTTCCCGAATCCGCCGGCGAAAGCGCTGGAAACGGCGGACCTCGCCAACGCGCGGCGGCTGTTCGTGGACAGCGAGATCCTGACGGCTGACGCCGACGGGACGCTCCACCGGTTCATCGGCGGGGGGGTGGCGCTGACGCTGTCGCAGGCGGGGATCGACCGGAAGCTGGTAGCGGCCGAGACGCCGCAGGCGCTTTCGGCGGCGGAGGTGGCGGTGCTGGACCCGGCGAACAGCCGCGTGGTGGTGTTCCTGCGCGACGGGGCGTTCGAGCGGCAGTACCGGCACCCGGATTTCGCGGGGGCGCGGGCGTTTGCGGTCCGGGGGAGCGATGCGTACATCCTGAGCGGGGGCGCCCTGCGGCGCGTTACGTGGTAGAGGACCGAGCGGACGCCTGCGAACGGCACGAATGGCCGTGACGGGGCATTTCGCGCATGGCATACTGTTTCTGCAGTGCAGGAGACCGGTTTCGCCGGTATGGGAGAATTGGAAGGTTCGGCCGCTGTGCCGCGGCAGGCGACAACGCGGGGCGTCCGCCGGTGGGTCTACGTGGGGCTGGGAAGCGCGCTGGTGGGTATCGGCATCCTGGGGCTGTTCCTGCCGCTGTTGCCATCGACGGTATTTTTCCTCGGAGCTGCGGGGCTGTACGGGAAGAGTTCGCCGGGGGCGTACCGGTGGCTCACGACCAACCGGTGGTTCGGGCGGCACCTGCGGGATTACAAGGAGCAGCGCGGGGCGACGGTGGGGGCGAAAGTGTGGTCCATCGCCACGCTCTGGGTCGGCATCGGGGTGAGCGAGTACTTTATCGACATGCCGTGGGTGCAGCTGGCGCTCATTGCGATTGGCGTAGCGGTGACGCTTCACCTGGTGACGCTGCGGACCATCCGGAAGTCATCCTAGGCGGTAGGGGCGGTTTCGCCGCGGGCGGCGCGTTCGAAATCGGCGAGCAGCAGGTCCATGTCTTCCTGCGGGATTTCGTGCAGGTTGCCCTGGTAGGCGAGGGTCCAGTTGGCGCGGGGCCAGCGCTGGGTCCAGCGGAAGCGGTCGTGGTAGGGCTCGGCATCGAGCCAGCGGTCTTCGGGCAGGACGATGACGGGTTCGATGCCGGCGCGGTAGGGGTAGAGCTCGTCGGGCTTCTTCGCGCTCTGCCAGATGCGCGTGTGCTCCTCGACGACCGGGGAAGTGACGCGGCAAATAGCGGCGAACTGCTTGCGTCCTGAGATGTAGAAAGCGAGCAGGTCGCCGGGCTGGATGCTGTTTGCCATGTTGCGGCGGGTGCTCTTGAAGCCGTGGCGGGTGAAGCCGAGGGCGCGGGTGGTTTCGAAGATTTCGGGGGAGCCGACGACGATCCAGTTGCGCGGCATTCAGTGCTCCGGTGCGAGGATGGGCAGGGGCGGCTGCCAGCTGCCAGTGTAGCCGCGGATGAGCACGTCGGGCGGCAGCGGGGCGATTTCGACGGGGTCGATGTGGATGACCGGCAGCTTGGTGCCGGCGGGCACGAGCGGAATGCCGGCGCTGCCGAGAAGCCGCGGGGTAACGTAGGCGTGGACCTCGTCGACGAGGTCGGCTTCGAAGAAGGAGGCATGGACCGTGGG from Tepidiforma thermophila encodes the following:
- a CDS encoding YbaN family protein codes for the protein MGELEGSAAVPRQATTRGVRRWVYVGLGSALVGIGILGLFLPLLPSTVFFLGAAGLYGKSSPGAYRWLTTNRWFGRHLRDYKEQRGATVGAKVWSIATLWVGIGVSEYFIDMPWVQLALIAIGVAVTLHLVTLRTIRKSS
- a CDS encoding EVE domain-containing protein; protein product: MPRNWIVVGSPEIFETTRALGFTRHGFKSTRRNMANSIQPGDLLAFYISGRKQFAAICRVTSPVVEEHTRIWQSAKKPDELYPYRAGIEPVIVLPEDRWLDAEPYHDRFRWTQRWPRANWTLAYQGNLHEIPQEDMDLLLADFERAARGETAPTA